Below is a genomic region from Eupeodes corollae chromosome 1, idEupCoro1.1, whole genome shotgun sequence.
GCTAACGATTATATGTATTTGCTGTAAAGTATTCAATATAATCGAAAATTGGGATAGAAGCCCtcagtttgtaaaaattagtaccgaattagtttataaaaaagatatattttaaaaatcatcactttttttaagaatacgAAAATTACAAATGGGATATTATAATTAGTTACAACTAAAATAATTAACGAACATTTACGAACATCGATTTGGACATTCAACGGTCGTCCATTCGTCTGACCCATCACAGCAATCACAGATGCCATCGTTGACTCTACTACTAGGAATGTAGACATCTCTTCCTCGTCCAGTGATATGTCGtttttggtatttacaataaaacTTCCCAACCTCACAAGCATTCGTGCTGGGTTCGTCACTTCCATCCGTAATGCAATCACAAAATTCATCGTTTACTTGAACAAAGGGAATTGCCTTACTCCCGTCTAGGCACTGGAATTTTCCTTCAAAGTTCGGCTTATAAGCATCATAGTCAAAAAGTCGAATCCCACTAAAATGATGCATTAAATGTTGATAGATATAG
It encodes:
- the LOC129953734 gene encoding uncharacterized protein LOC129953734 isoform X1, which gives rise to MKKTWVKKENIYYKPFYKHKSKMLLLGIFLLGIVFFIYQVLSINQLPISSTPFSLDNTLEFKDSKYIIVLNPGNAVEQQHSELSSTEKNSSEPIKIIRGIRLFDYDAYKPNFEGKFQCLDGSKAIPFVQVNDEFCDCITDGSDEPSTNACEVGKFYCKYQKRHITGRGRDVYIPSSRVNDGICDCCDGSDEWTTVECPNRCS
- the LOC129953734 gene encoding uncharacterized protein LOC129953734 isoform X2; this encodes MKKTWVKKENIYYKPFYKHKSKMLLLGIFLLGIVFFIYQVLSINQLPISILNPGNAVEQQHSELSSTEKNSSEPIKIIRGIRLFDYDAYKPNFEGKFQCLDGSKAIPFVQVNDEFCDCITDGSDEPSTNACEVGKFYCKYQKRHITGRGRDVYIPSSRVNDGICDCCDGSDEWTTVECPNRCS